Proteins co-encoded in one Desulfitobacterium hafniense DCB-2 genomic window:
- a CDS encoding cytochrome c3 family protein has protein sequence MSPIPRKYKKLLVISIPVLAVFVGFIAYIYEYTSTTHYCGTTCHIMEEAYETQLHSVHREELVGCGDCHLYHGPNIAYSLIYKGYSGMKDVYKNAFAQPVVLHTSEWSQDVIQKNCLRCHQDVVANIRISDGPQCFDCHRNTPHGQGTQSFGIQTISTPLHSIGGS, from the coding sequence TTGTCACCCATACCACGCAAATACAAAAAACTTCTTGTCATCAGTATACCCGTCCTGGCAGTATTCGTCGGTTTTATCGCCTACATCTATGAATACACTTCAACCACTCATTATTGCGGGACGACCTGTCACATCATGGAAGAAGCTTATGAAACGCAACTGCACAGCGTTCATCGGGAAGAACTTGTGGGGTGCGGCGACTGTCATCTTTATCATGGTCCTAATATAGCCTATTCCCTGATCTATAAGGGATATTCCGGAATGAAGGATGTTTATAAAAACGCCTTTGCTCAACCGGTCGTCTTGCATACTTCAGAATGGAGCCAGGATGTCATTCAGAAGAATTGTCTGCGCTGTCATCAAGATGTGGTAGCCAACATCCGGATCTCAGATGGTCCTCAGTGCTTTGATTGTCATAGAAATACTCCTCACGGACAAGGGACTCAATCCTTTGGCATACAAACCATTTCCACACCACTTCACTCGATTGGAGGCTCATAA
- a CDS encoding ammonia-forming cytochrome c nitrite reductase subunit c552, translating to MRKSWKSFLLISLFLAVSSVLAFGCASQITPSPRTAATIPEGALDSETWGKVYPDQYASQNKQKEMTKGNSKYGGSLPESHLEKYPIEKRLFAGYGFSEDYNDERGHVYALEDVTTTLRVNEKTISSCWNCKSPQVPGLIEQMGDDFWSTPFLQLKDQITMPIACADCHDPETMNLRITRVTLLNALKERGIDPNQLSRQEMRTMVCAQCHVEYYFEPETKRVTYPWKYGLTANDAEKYYEEINFKDWNHAETGAPMLKAQHPDYELFSTGVHAANGVACADCHMPYVKEGTSKISSHHLQSPLNSISESCQTCHRQSEEYLKNQVIATQDKVFATRTVLENALADAMDAIKTADKNANAKADAMSKARDLHRKAQWRWDYIAAENSMGFHSPNEALRVLGEGIDFARQAQLQANLAVGTAAGGAANPDAGQTPGAGTANEAAGGATPLPDNKNNDKKPTDGDGSAPNDETKQTEEKKQS from the coding sequence ATGCGTAAATCTTGGAAAAGCTTTTTACTTATCTCATTGTTCTTAGCCGTTTCATCTGTGCTGGCCTTCGGCTGTGCTTCGCAAATTACTCCTTCGCCGCGAACCGCCGCCACTATCCCGGAAGGAGCCCTTGATTCCGAGACCTGGGGAAAGGTCTATCCGGATCAATACGCCAGCCAAAACAAACAGAAGGAAATGACCAAGGGCAACTCCAAATACGGAGGTTCATTGCCAGAATCCCATCTTGAAAAATATCCCATCGAAAAAAGGCTTTTTGCCGGTTATGGATTCTCGGAAGACTACAATGACGAGAGGGGTCATGTCTACGCCCTTGAGGATGTAACGACCACATTGCGGGTTAATGAAAAAACCATCAGCTCCTGTTGGAACTGCAAAAGCCCTCAGGTTCCCGGTTTAATCGAGCAAATGGGGGATGACTTCTGGTCCACGCCTTTCCTGCAGCTCAAAGATCAAATCACCATGCCCATTGCCTGTGCAGATTGCCATGATCCTGAGACCATGAATCTGCGCATTACCCGGGTTACCTTGCTCAATGCCCTCAAGGAACGCGGCATCGATCCCAACCAGCTCAGCCGCCAGGAAATGCGTACCATGGTCTGCGCTCAATGCCATGTGGAATATTATTTTGAACCTGAGACCAAAAGAGTGACCTATCCCTGGAAATATGGCCTCACCGCCAATGACGCAGAAAAATACTACGAAGAGATCAACTTCAAAGATTGGAACCATGCCGAAACCGGAGCGCCTATGCTGAAAGCCCAGCACCCTGATTATGAGCTGTTTTCAACAGGAGTCCACGCCGCTAACGGGGTGGCTTGTGCCGACTGCCATATGCCCTACGTTAAAGAAGGAACATCCAAGATCTCCTCCCATCATCTGCAAAGCCCCCTCAACAGCATTAGTGAGTCATGCCAAACCTGTCATCGCCAAAGCGAGGAATACCTGAAAAATCAAGTCATAGCCACTCAGGATAAAGTCTTTGCGACACGGACGGTTCTGGAAAACGCCCTGGCTGACGCCATGGATGCTATCAAGACTGCCGATAAAAATGCCAATGCCAAAGCCGATGCCATGAGTAAAGCCCGGGATCTGCACCGCAAAGCTCAGTGGCGCTGGGATTACATTGCCGCCGAAAACAGCATGGGTTTCCACAGTCCTAATGAAGCCCTGCGTGTGCTGGGTGAAGGAATCGACTTTGCCCGTCAGGCTCAGCTGCAGGCTAATCTGGCCGTTGGTACCGCTGCCGGTGGTGCGGCTAATCCCGATGCCGGTCAGACTCCGGGCGCAGGAACCGCCAATGAAGCAGCAGGGGGCGCTACCCCACTCCCAGACAATAAGAACAATGATAAGAAGCCCACGGATGGGGATGGCTCTGCTCCTAATGATGAAACAAAACAAACAGAGGAAAAGAAACAATCATAA
- a CDS encoding DUF3842 family protein, producing MRVAVIDGQGGGMGKHIVEQLRKRMPDLEILALGTNALATGAMLKAGATEGASGEAAICYNAHRVDIIAGSLAIATVHGLLGEITPGIAGAISSSPALKLLIPIQRSNTVITGITRMPLPHHVEQLVDEVAARAKE from the coding sequence ATGAGAGTTGCAGTCATTGATGGACAAGGCGGAGGAATGGGGAAGCATATCGTGGAACAATTGCGCAAACGCATGCCGGATCTGGAGATATTAGCCCTCGGAACCAATGCATTGGCCACAGGTGCTATGCTCAAAGCAGGTGCTACAGAAGGCGCCTCCGGTGAAGCGGCCATCTGTTATAATGCCCATAGGGTGGATATTATAGCGGGCTCTTTAGCTATTGCCACAGTTCATGGTCTGCTGGGTGAGATTACACCAGGGATAGCCGGAGCAATATCCTCAAGTCCGGCTCTGAAGCTTCTCATACCTATCCAAAGAAGCAATACAGTGATCACAGGAATTACCCGTATGCCCTTGCCCCATCATGTCGAGCAATTGGTGGATGAGGTGGCCGCAAGGGCGAAGGAATAA
- the hypE gene encoding hydrogenase expression/formation protein HypE, translating to MERIIMAHGSGGRLSHQLVQEIFQKHLSNDFLNQMNDATCLPGSEKLAVTTDSFVVSPIFFRGGDIGKLAVCGTINDLAVAGAQPRYLSLAVILEEGFPIGDLERIVMSIAETSRQAGAAIVCGDTKVVERGSADKIFINTTGIGMIQERLVGPHCIKPGDYVLISGTLGDHGISILADREGLEFETPVISDCAPLNHLIDSFYMPGVHCMRDPTRGGVGTTLNELARQAQVSILLEEEKLPLNPGVAGACGMLGLDPLYLANEGKVLVIVSPEAVERVLIQMRAHPLGKEAAVIGRVEEADPGLVLLETPLGGKRIVGMLEGEHLPRIC from the coding sequence ATGGAGCGAATTATTATGGCACATGGCAGCGGGGGACGCTTAAGCCATCAATTGGTCCAGGAGATTTTCCAGAAACATCTGAGCAACGATTTCCTTAATCAGATGAATGATGCCACCTGCCTGCCCGGAAGTGAAAAACTGGCCGTAACCACGGATTCCTTTGTGGTTTCCCCGATTTTTTTCCGAGGGGGCGATATCGGCAAGTTAGCAGTTTGCGGCACTATCAATGACTTGGCCGTAGCGGGGGCTCAGCCCCGCTACCTTTCCCTGGCAGTGATCCTGGAAGAAGGATTTCCCATCGGCGATCTCGAAAGAATTGTCATGAGCATTGCCGAGACATCCCGTCAGGCCGGTGCAGCCATCGTCTGCGGGGATACTAAGGTCGTAGAGCGGGGCAGTGCGGATAAAATTTTCATCAATACTACGGGGATAGGGATGATTCAAGAGCGGTTGGTAGGACCTCACTGTATCAAACCGGGGGATTATGTCCTGATCAGCGGTACCCTTGGTGATCATGGGATTTCCATTCTTGCCGATCGGGAGGGGTTGGAATTTGAGACCCCTGTCATCAGTGATTGTGCGCCTTTAAATCATCTTATCGACAGCTTCTATATGCCGGGAGTGCATTGCATGCGTGACCCTACCCGGGGGGGTGTCGGTACAACTTTGAATGAGCTGGCCCGTCAGGCCCAGGTCAGCATCCTTCTTGAAGAAGAAAAACTACCCCTCAACCCTGGAGTTGCGGGAGCTTGTGGAATGCTGGGATTGGATCCTCTCTACCTTGCCAATGAAGGGAAAGTTCTGGTGATCGTTTCACCGGAAGCTGTGGAAAGAGTCTTAATTCAGATGAGAGCTCATCCTCTTGGCAAAGAGGCCGCAGTTATCGGCAGGGTTGAAGAAGCCGATCCGGGACTTGTCCTGCTGGAGACTCCCCTGGGAGGAAAACGCATCGTAGGAATGCTGGAAGGTGAGCATCTGCCAAGGATTTGCTGA
- the hypD gene encoding hydrogenase formation protein HypD codes for MHVNNYNSKQSVKEVAAGYLKEIRELAAAPYTVMEVCGTHTVAIAKNALRDLLPAQIRLVSGPGCPVCVTDSSDIDQFLYLAAQPHVITATFGDMIRVPGSQKSLQMLRGEGADIRIVYSTLDALDLARKNPDKEVVFLGVGFETTVPTVCVSIEQAQKEDIRNYSILSMHKLVPPVLRALAEDPETEVDGFLDPGHACAIIGSEALAFMAEDYAMPGVVTGFEALDILEGLVMLLRQRDQGRAEIEIQYDKIVKPEGNRVAQALIHKIFEPVDAAFRGLGIIPLGGLGVRKEYEDWDAAKKFALPEFETVEIPGCRCGNVLKGQITPPECPLFARKCTPLSPVGPCMVSSEGSCAAYYRYAQRSGI; via the coding sequence ATGCACGTGAATAATTATAATTCAAAGCAATCGGTTAAAGAAGTGGCGGCGGGCTATCTAAAAGAAATTCGGGAATTAGCGGCAGCCCCCTATACGGTTATGGAGGTATGTGGAACTCATACTGTGGCTATTGCCAAGAATGCCTTGCGGGATTTGCTGCCGGCTCAGATTCGCTTGGTCTCCGGTCCGGGGTGCCCTGTATGTGTTACAGACAGCAGCGATATTGATCAGTTTCTCTATCTGGCTGCTCAGCCTCATGTCATTACCGCAACCTTTGGCGATATGATTCGGGTGCCCGGCTCGCAAAAGAGTCTGCAGATGCTGCGTGGGGAAGGGGCGGATATCCGCATTGTTTACTCCACACTGGACGCCTTGGACCTGGCCCGGAAGAACCCTGACAAAGAAGTGGTCTTTCTCGGCGTGGGCTTTGAGACCACCGTTCCCACGGTGTGTGTAAGCATTGAACAGGCCCAAAAGGAAGATATCAGGAATTACAGTATTTTATCCATGCATAAGCTTGTGCCTCCTGTGCTGCGCGCCTTAGCAGAGGATCCGGAGACGGAAGTGGATGGGTTTCTGGATCCCGGTCATGCCTGCGCTATTATTGGCAGCGAAGCCTTGGCCTTTATGGCTGAGGATTACGCCATGCCCGGAGTGGTTACTGGTTTTGAAGCTCTGGATATCCTGGAGGGGTTGGTCATGCTGCTCCGGCAAAGAGACCAAGGCCGTGCGGAGATAGAAATACAATATGATAAGATCGTGAAACCGGAAGGCAATCGGGTAGCTCAGGCTCTCATCCATAAGATCTTTGAACCGGTTGATGCAGCATTTCGGGGACTCGGTATCATTCCTCTGGGAGGGTTGGGGGTCCGTAAGGAATATGAGGATTGGGATGCTGCGAAAAAATTCGCGCTCCCGGAGTTTGAGACCGTAGAAATCCCCGGCTGCCGCTGTGGGAACGTTCTAAAGGGGCAGATTACTCCACCTGAGTGTCCATTATTTGCCCGTAAGTGTACCCCCTTGTCTCCTGTGGGACCTTGCATGGTTTCCTCAGAAGGGTCTTGTGCAGCTTATTACCGATATGCGCAAAGGAGTGGGATATAA
- a CDS encoding HypC/HybG/HupF family hydrogenase formation chaperone: MCIAIPALVVSIDEMMAKVDMMGNERIVGTHLVPDVQVGDYVLVHAGFAIEIVDPQYAKETEELLIEEANARE, from the coding sequence ATGTGTATAGCTATTCCTGCCCTGGTGGTATCCATAGATGAAATGATGGCCAAAGTTGATATGATGGGCAATGAACGTATCGTCGGGACTCATCTGGTACCAGATGTGCAGGTGGGGGACTATGTTTTGGTTCACGCCGGGTTTGCTATTGAAATCGTTGACCCTCAGTATGCTAAAGAGACAGAAGAATTACTGATAGAGGAAGCGAATGCACGTGAATAA
- the hypF gene encoding carbamoyltransferase HypF: MTTAYFIHLNGIVQGVGFRPYVYRLAHEMGIKGWVNNSSHGVYIHAEGLQVPVFYRRLLQEVPPLAKITHEEYREVAFGNYADFAILQSREEGQADVLISPDIATCGDCLAELRDVQDLRYRYPFINCTNCGPRYTIIQDVPYDRAQTTMQSFPMCPVCAQEYADPLNRRFHAQPVACSQCGPAVQLLNAQGDFCAGLGIEQIARGEIIAIKGLGGFHLVCDGGNPTAVQRLRQRKERGAKPFALMARNLEVIRRYLKVSLKEEELLKSSAAPIVILERKKESGNVLPDELAPGLHTLGVMLPYTPLHALLFDGAFDFLVMTSGNLSGRPLIYTNEEAVRELKGIADYFLLHNRDIFHPCDDSVVQVIGDEAVLHRRARGYVPLPQKCPQDLKASILGVGGELKNAFCLGAKDRAFTSQYIGDMEGYENFQRFRQELASFQKVVQIVPEVVAYDAHPDFQTTQFALAGPWPQKIKVQHHHAHLVSVLGEHGITAPALGVVCDGTGWGEDRRIWGFEFLKGNAEGYRRLAHLEYLPLPGGDAGAKHPLRIAYAYGKSLLSEREWLMTERLWERLAGAEQKILDQQLEKRLQIFETSSGGRLFDAVSALLGICTSVTYEGQAAIELESKAALWSGKNSEDALEPRYLIEWAENGECLILKVKELYWGIIQDVLDGKEPAFIAYHFHDSLAHGIVRTVLELQVGEGPLVLTGGVFQNKLLTEKVLVLCKAFGIQVIRAKELPPGDGGLALGQILIGNERCS, encoded by the coding sequence ATGACGACAGCTTATTTTATACATCTCAATGGCATCGTTCAAGGTGTAGGCTTTAGACCCTATGTCTACCGTTTAGCTCATGAAATGGGAATTAAAGGGTGGGTGAACAATTCCAGCCATGGAGTTTATATTCATGCTGAAGGTTTACAGGTTCCGGTTTTCTATAGGCGTTTGCTTCAAGAGGTGCCCCCGTTAGCCAAGATTACTCATGAAGAATACCGAGAAGTAGCATTTGGCAATTATGCAGATTTTGCAATCCTGCAAAGTCGGGAGGAAGGGCAAGCCGATGTGCTCATTTCTCCGGATATAGCTACCTGTGGAGATTGTCTGGCTGAGCTCAGGGATGTGCAGGATTTGCGTTATCGATATCCTTTTATCAACTGCACCAATTGCGGGCCCCGTTACACGATTATTCAAGATGTACCCTATGACCGGGCCCAGACGACGATGCAGTCCTTCCCCATGTGCCCTGTCTGCGCTCAGGAGTATGCAGATCCCCTGAACCGGCGCTTTCATGCTCAGCCTGTAGCTTGCTCTCAATGTGGTCCTGCGGTTCAGCTTTTGAATGCTCAAGGTGATTTCTGCGCAGGTCTGGGCATTGAACAGATAGCCCGGGGAGAAATTATTGCTATCAAAGGGTTAGGCGGATTTCATTTAGTTTGTGATGGAGGAAATCCGACAGCTGTTCAACGCTTACGCCAGCGCAAAGAAAGAGGAGCTAAGCCTTTTGCTTTAATGGCCCGCAATCTTGAGGTCATTCGCAGATATCTTAAAGTCTCTTTAAAAGAGGAAGAGCTATTAAAGAGTTCAGCAGCTCCTATCGTCATCTTAGAAAGAAAAAAGGAAAGCGGGAATGTTCTTCCTGACGAACTGGCCCCAGGGCTTCACACCCTGGGAGTGATGCTCCCTTATACTCCCCTCCATGCCCTGCTTTTCGATGGAGCCTTTGATTTTTTGGTGATGACCAGTGGGAATCTCAGTGGCCGTCCTTTGATTTATACTAATGAAGAGGCTGTCCGGGAGCTTAAAGGGATCGCCGACTATTTTCTCCTTCATAACCGGGATATTTTTCATCCCTGTGATGATTCTGTGGTTCAAGTCATTGGAGATGAGGCCGTCTTGCACCGGCGGGCCCGTGGTTATGTTCCGCTCCCTCAGAAATGTCCCCAGGATTTGAAGGCTTCAATCTTAGGGGTAGGGGGAGAATTAAAAAATGCCTTTTGTCTGGGGGCCAAAGACAGAGCCTTTACCAGCCAATATATCGGAGATATGGAAGGGTACGAGAATTTTCAGCGTTTTCGTCAGGAGCTCGCTTCCTTCCAAAAAGTAGTGCAAATTGTACCTGAGGTGGTAGCCTATGATGCCCACCCCGATTTCCAGACCACACAGTTTGCCTTGGCAGGCCCCTGGCCGCAGAAAATAAAAGTACAGCATCACCACGCCCATTTAGTGAGTGTCTTGGGAGAGCATGGCATCACAGCCCCTGCCTTAGGTGTGGTGTGTGACGGGACAGGCTGGGGTGAGGATCGGCGAATCTGGGGATTTGAGTTTTTGAAGGGAAATGCTGAAGGATACCGGCGTTTGGCTCATTTGGAATATCTGCCCTTACCTGGAGGAGATGCCGGAGCTAAACATCCCCTGCGGATTGCCTATGCCTATGGAAAAAGCCTGCTCTCTGAGCGGGAGTGGCTGATGACGGAAAGATTATGGGAAAGGCTTGCTGGGGCTGAGCAGAAGATTCTCGATCAACAGCTGGAGAAAAGGCTTCAGATCTTTGAGACATCCAGTGGAGGCAGGCTATTCGATGCGGTGAGCGCTTTGCTGGGTATCTGTACAAGCGTTACCTATGAAGGGCAGGCCGCTATCGAATTAGAGAGTAAGGCTGCACTGTGGTCCGGCAAAAACAGTGAAGATGCGCTTGAGCCACGCTACCTTATCGAGTGGGCTGAGAATGGGGAATGCTTAATCTTAAAGGTGAAGGAACTCTATTGGGGTATTATTCAGGATGTACTTGACGGGAAAGAGCCCGCTTTTATAGCTTATCATTTTCACGATTCTCTGGCTCACGGGATTGTCCGGACGGTGCTTGAGCTTCAGGTTGGTGAAGGCCCCCTTGTTCTGACGGGTGGGGTCTTCCAGAATAAACTTTTAACGGAAAAGGTATTGGTACTATGTAAAGCTTTCGGGATCCAAGTCATCCGTGCCAAGGAGTTGCCGCCGGGTGATGGGGGATTAGCCTTAGGTCAAATATTGATAGGGAATGAGAGGTGCTCATAA
- a CDS encoding alpha/beta-type small acid-soluble spore protein translates to MSNKTPMVPESENKLDQLKWEVAEELHLDDDIQERGFENMTTREVGQIGGNMVKKMVAFAEEQMGKGADIKD, encoded by the coding sequence ATGAGCAATAAAACGCCAATGGTTCCTGAATCCGAAAACAAGTTGGATCAACTTAAATGGGAAGTTGCTGAGGAACTCCATTTAGACGACGACATCCAGGAAAGAGGTTTTGAAAACATGACCACCCGGGAAGTCGGACAAATCGGCGGCAATATGGTCAAAAAAATGGTGGCATTTGCCGAAGAGCAGATGGGTAAAGGGGCCGACATTAAGGATTAA
- a CDS encoding long-chain-fatty-acid--CoA ligase, translating to MNDPVWYNCYEEGVPKRIEIENISLYEMFERSAKNFGQRPAIVFGGKTWTYTDMERDVDRLAKALSRLGVKPKDRISINMPNSATWMISFFAIMKVGAIVVQTNPLYVEGELKALMNDSGAIGMITVAPLYPRVQGIRQETSLKWVLVEGLKAMGLDEGEGTCDFHGCLNDDSEVEWSKPVIDPQTDIAVLQYTGGTTGTSKGAMLSHGNLYANAYQIWEWIKGSPGQEKSLCVIPLFHIYALSVCMNTSILGGSAVIPVPKFDADLILKLINDEKPTLYPGTPTMYVALINHPKLKEHDVSSIRACVSGSAPLPVEVALRFGELTGGKLVEGYGLSEASPVTHINPFPSARVGSIGTPVSNTQAKIVDIELGDKELPVGEVGELAVKGPQVMLGYWQRENETRAVLRDGWLYTGDLARMDEDGYFYVVDRKKDMIITGGYNVYPREIEEALYAHPAVREAICAGVPDSYWGEKVKAYVVLREEQQVTEEELLSFLKKELASYKVPKQIEIRDNLPKTAVGKVLRRFLVEEEKQKLEEHAQEA from the coding sequence ATGAACGATCCGGTCTGGTATAATTGTTATGAAGAAGGGGTACCTAAACGTATCGAGATCGAGAACATATCGCTATACGAAATGTTCGAGCGCAGCGCCAAAAACTTTGGCCAGCGGCCGGCTATAGTTTTTGGCGGCAAGACCTGGACTTATACGGACATGGAGCGGGATGTCGATCGTTTGGCTAAGGCGTTAAGCAGACTTGGTGTCAAGCCTAAGGACCGAATTTCTATCAATATGCCCAACTCTGCGACCTGGATGATTAGTTTCTTTGCCATCATGAAAGTTGGTGCTATCGTAGTTCAGACCAACCCACTCTATGTCGAAGGCGAGCTAAAAGCACTTATGAATGACTCCGGTGCGATAGGTATGATTACTGTTGCACCTCTCTACCCGAGAGTTCAGGGAATCCGTCAAGAAACATCGCTTAAGTGGGTTCTTGTAGAAGGCCTAAAGGCCATGGGCCTGGATGAAGGAGAAGGAACTTGTGACTTCCACGGTTGCCTCAATGATGACTCCGAGGTTGAGTGGTCCAAGCCGGTTATCGATCCCCAGACAGATATTGCCGTGTTGCAATATACCGGAGGAACCACTGGCACCTCAAAGGGCGCCATGCTTTCCCACGGCAATCTTTATGCTAACGCTTACCAGATTTGGGAGTGGATTAAAGGGTCACCAGGACAAGAAAAATCCTTATGCGTCATTCCCTTGTTTCATATCTACGCCTTATCCGTCTGTATGAATACCTCAATTCTTGGGGGAAGTGCCGTGATTCCCGTTCCCAAATTCGATGCGGATCTTATCCTAAAACTTATTAATGATGAGAAGCCCACCCTTTATCCAGGAACTCCAACCATGTATGTAGCGTTGATTAACCATCCCAAGCTTAAAGAGCATGATGTTTCCTCCATCAGGGCATGTGTCAGTGGCTCGGCTCCTTTGCCTGTGGAAGTCGCACTGCGCTTTGGAGAGTTGACCGGCGGGAAGCTTGTGGAGGGCTATGGGTTATCTGAGGCCTCGCCTGTGACTCATATTAATCCTTTCCCCAGTGCCCGCGTAGGTTCCATCGGCACACCTGTCTCCAATACCCAAGCCAAGATTGTGGATATAGAGCTGGGAGATAAAGAGCTTCCTGTAGGGGAAGTCGGAGAACTGGCTGTTAAAGGTCCCCAGGTCATGCTGGGGTACTGGCAAAGAGAAAATGAGACCAGAGCGGTGTTGCGGGACGGATGGTTGTATACCGGTGATCTGGCCCGCATGGATGAAGATGGGTACTTTTATGTTGTCGATAGAAAAAAAGATATGATTATTACCGGTGGCTATAATGTTTATCCCCGTGAAATTGAAGAAGCATTATATGCTCATCCTGCCGTCAGAGAAGCGATATGTGCAGGAGTTCCGGATTCATACTGGGGAGAGAAAGTAAAGGCTTATGTAGTGCTGAGAGAAGAGCAGCAAGTCACAGAGGAGGAGCTTCTTAGTTTCTTAAAGAAAGAATTAGCCTCCTATAAAGTGCCGAAGCAAATTGAAATCAGGGATAATCTGCCTAAGACAGCCGTTGGTAAGGTACTGAGGAGATTTTTAGTTGAGGAAGAAAAACAAAAACTGGAAGAACATGCACAGGAAGCTTAA
- a CDS encoding cytochrome c3 family protein, which produces MKSRKKILLGLLVLALAVTVLIGCNNQKPGPGTAVTPPPTDQQPVAQYVGSDSCKTCHAEYHTNFEKSHHALAFKPLSDYPLTQPAGEIKLFDAKATDKTGNLDLANKDQVYGVMMDHYVVAKAPEGFTDKVYRVAALEKSGDKYVVKPAKEADIDKDGKPDYTAESYTCGSCHSPGIEHNSKDYGVSCESCHGPGGNHVTAANKAGTMDPKTAVNACNSCHESNPSKNDKGVWTANTHYGTRNYFASKHGQSASMNCLTCHDSHKPNASGLLLKADKAQDICAKCHEGKSFDLEKMMWKNPTDARGHFTKDHSFGALPYDKLGDDKKTPEIEITNQEAIDLITKLLPEAAKK; this is translated from the coding sequence TTGAAATCCAGGAAAAAAATATTACTCGGATTACTGGTGCTCGCACTGGCTGTTACAGTGCTTATAGGCTGTAATAACCAAAAACCTGGCCCAGGGACAGCTGTTACACCGCCGCCAACGGATCAACAGCCTGTCGCCCAATATGTGGGCAGCGATAGCTGCAAAACCTGCCACGCTGAATATCATACTAATTTTGAGAAATCCCACCATGCCCTGGCCTTTAAGCCCCTATCGGATTATCCCTTAACCCAGCCAGCAGGTGAAATCAAGCTTTTTGATGCTAAGGCTACGGATAAGACAGGGAACCTTGACTTGGCCAATAAGGACCAAGTTTATGGAGTCATGATGGATCACTACGTTGTTGCTAAGGCGCCTGAGGGTTTCACAGATAAGGTATATCGTGTCGCAGCCCTTGAAAAGTCGGGAGATAAATATGTGGTCAAACCTGCGAAAGAAGCAGATATTGATAAAGACGGCAAACCCGACTATACAGCAGAGAGCTATACATGCGGCAGTTGTCATTCACCAGGCATCGAACACAATTCAAAAGACTATGGCGTATCCTGTGAATCCTGTCATGGCCCGGGAGGAAACCATGTTACTGCTGCCAATAAAGCAGGGACAATGGATCCTAAAACGGCGGTTAACGCCTGTAATTCCTGTCACGAAAGCAACCCGAGCAAGAACGACAAAGGAGTATGGACAGCCAATACTCACTACGGAACACGGAACTATTTTGCCAGCAAGCATGGACAAAGCGCTTCCATGAACTGTCTGACATGTCATGATTCTCATAAACCCAATGCCAGCGGTTTACTTTTAAAAGCAGACAAAGCGCAGGATATCTGTGCCAAGTGTCATGAGGGGAAATCCTTTGATCTTGAGAAGATGATGTGGAAGAACCCAACCGATGCACGAGGGCACTTTACTAAAGATCATAGCTTTGGCGCTCTTCCCTACGATAAATTAGGGGATGATAAAAAGACACCTGAGATTGAGATTACCAATCAGGAAGCCATCGATTTGATCACCAAACTACTTCCAGAGGCCGCTAAAAAATAA